Below is a genomic region from Burkholderia pseudomultivorans.
GCGCGGCGCGCGCGCATGAAGTCGACGTGATGTCGGCCGACGCGATCGTGGTCGCGGCCGGCGCGGGCAGCCTGCCGCTGCTCGAACGGCTCGGCTGGCGCGTGCCGCTGCACCCGATGCGGGTCCATACGCTGACCGCGCCGGTCGCGTACGAAGAGCACGCGCCGCACCTGAGCGTCGTCGATTCGATCAAGCGGATCGCGATCACGCGCACCCAGCAGCGGCTGCGCATCGGCGGCGGCGCCGTGCTGCAAAGCGCGGCCGATACCGCGAAGCCGCTCGCCGAACCGCTGTCGGAAGCCGCGCTCGCGCTGCTCGGCCAGGCCGTCCACGACTGGGTGCCCGGCGCCGCGAAGATCTCGGCCGCACTGTCGTGGCAAGGCACGCAGCTGCTGTCGCCGGACGGGCTGCCCGTCGTCGGTCCGACCCCGCATCCGCGCGTATTCGTCAATTTCGGCCACGGCCCGGCCGGTTGGGGGCTCGCGTGCGGGTCTGCTAAAGTGGTGACCGACTACGTCGGCGGCGATCTGCAGCACTGGCCCGCCGACACGCTCGCCGCGCTGCGCGCCGGGCGCTTCGCGACCTGACCGCCCCGGGCCCGCGTCCCGGGCGGCCTCCCCCTCTACGCCGCCATGACTGCCGCCCCCCTTTCTTCAGACTCCGATCCGATCGCGCTGCTGCGCGTGGCCGAGCTGCGCGCCGCGGAACGCGACGCCGCCGCCACGCTGCCGCCGCACACGCTGATGAGCCGTGCCGGCGACGCCGCCGCGCGCTGGCTGTCCGAGCGTATCGCCCGCGACGCGCGCCCCGTCTGGTTCGCGGTCGGCCCCGGCAACAACGGCGGCGACGCGCTCGTCGCGGCCGCCCGGCTCCAGCAGCTCGGCGTCGCGACGCAGGCGTGGATGCCGGTGCCGGTCAAGCCGGACGACGCGCAATGGGCGCTCGGCATCGCACGCGCGGCCGGCGTGCCGCTGTCGACCGCCCCGCCCGCGTCGCTGGACGACTACGCGTGGGTCGTCGACGGCCTGTTCGGCATCGGCCTGGGCCGCGCGCTCGACGGCGCGTTCGCCGAACAGGCCGCGCGCATCGCCGCGCACGCCCGCCGCGGCGGCCGCGTGCTCGCGCTCGACGTGCCGAGCGGCCTCAACAGTGATACCGGGCAGATCGTCGGCGCGGGCGCGGCCGTCGCGGCAACGCATACGCTGAGCTTCATCGGCGCGAAGCCCGGCCTCTACATGGGCGAGGGCCGCGACCTCGCCGGCACGGTCGAGATCGCGTCGCTCGAAGTCGCGCCGCCCGCCGCGCCCGGCGTCGTGCTGAACGCGCCCGCGCGCTTCGCGGCCGCGCTACCGGCGCGCGCGGCCGCGTCCCACAAGGGCACGTTCGGCAGCATCGCCGTGCTCGGCGGCGACACCGGCATGTGCGGCGCGCCGATCCTCGCCGCGCGCGCCGCGCTGTTCGCGGGCGCCGGCAAGGTGCACGTCGGCTTCCTTGGCGCCGGCGCGCCGCCGTACGACCCGCCGTTCCCCGAACTGATGCTGCATCCGGCCGACCGCCTCGAGCTCGGCGCGATGACCGCGATCGCGGCCGGCTGCGGCCTCGGCACGCGCGACGCGGCAGCCACGCTCGTGCGCGACGCGCTCGCGCACGACGCCGCGACGCTGCTCGACGCCGACGCGCTGAACCTCGTCGCCGCGCATGCCGACCTGGCCGCCGCCGTGGCCGCGCGCGGCGCACGCGGCCGCGCCTGCGTGCTGACCCCGCACCCGCTCGAAGCGGCCCGGCTGCTCGGCAGCGACACCGCGAGCGTACAGCGCGACCGCCTCGCGGCCGCACAGGCGCTGGCCACGCGTTATGCGGCCATCGTCGTGCTGAAAGGCTCGGGCACGGTGATCGCCGCGGCGGACGGGCGCCTGACGGTCAACCCGACCGGCAATGCCGCGCTCGCCACCGGCGGCACCGGCGACGTGCTCGGCGGCCTGATCGGCGCGCTGCTTGCGCAGCGCGTCGCGCCGTACGAAGCGGCGCTCGCGGGCGTCTACCTGCACGGGCTGGCCGCCGACACGCTGAGCGCGAACGGCGCCGGCCCGGCCGGGCTTGCCGCGGGCGAGCTCGCGCCGATGGTGCGCACGCTGATCAACCGCCTTTTTTACCCGTCGCCGCGCGCCGACACATAACGCCGCTATACTGACTGCCCCGCCGCACGGCGGCTCCCCTCGTCCGCCGGCCGTCCGATCCCGATGCGCCGGCGCGGCATTCCTCACGATTCACGCTTCACTCGAACCGCCATGACGCTGAATTCGCTCCCCGCCTGGACTGCCCTTCAATCCCACTTCGAACAGATCCGTCACGCGCGTCTGCGCGACTGGTTCGCCCCGGAGAACGATCCCGCACCGACCCGCGCCGAACGCTTCACGTTCGCGGGCGGCGGCCTCGCCGCCGACTTCTCGAAGAACCGCATCACCGACGAAACGCTTCGCCTGCTCGTGCAGCTCGCGCGCGATGTGCGCGTCGAGGCGCGCCGCGACGCGATGTTCGCCGGCGAGATCGTCAATCCGACCGAAGGCCGCGCCGCGCTGCACACCGCACTGCGCGCGACCGACCCGAACGCACCGTTCCACGCGCAGGTGAACGCCGAACGCGCGAAGATGGCGAGCTTCGCGCGCGCCGTGCGCAGCGGCACGTGGACCGGCTATACCGGCAAGCGCATCCGTCACGTGATCAACATCGGCATCGGCGGCTCCGACCTCGGGCCGAAGATGGTCGTGCACGCGCTGCACCACGTCGCGACGCCCGAGATCGCGACGCACTTCGTGTCGAACGTCGACGGCGCCGACCTCGCGCGCGTGCTCGAACAGGTCGATCCCGAGGAAACGCTCGCGATAATCGTGTCGAAGACCTTCACGACGCTCGAGACGATGACGAACGCGCGATCGCTGCGCGACTGGTTCGTCGCGAAGGGCTGCCCCGAGGACGCGCTCGCGAAGCATTTCGTCGGCGTGTCGGCGAACCCGGCCGAAGTCGTGAAATTCGGCATCGCCGCGGACAACGTGTTCGAAATGTGGGACTGGGTCGGCGGCCGCTACTCGCTGTGGTCGGCGGTCGGCCTGTCGATCATGATCGCGGTCGGCCCCGAGCAGTTCGACGAGCTGCTCGCCGGCGCGAACGACATGGACCGCCACTTCCGCGAAGCGCCGCTCGAGCGCAACCTGCCGGTGCTGCTCGGCCTGATCGGCATCTGGTACCGGAACTTCTTCGGCTCGCAGAGCTATCTCGTCGCGCCGTATTCGGAGGCGCTGCACTTCCTGCCGTCGTACCTGCAGCAACTCGAGATGGAAAGCAACGGCAAGTCCGCGCGCCTGGACGGCACCTTCGTCGACTACCCGACCTCGGCCGTGACCTGGGGCGAACCGGGCACCAACGGCCAGCACGCATTCTTCCAGATGCTGCACCAGGGGCCGACGATCGTGCCGATCGACTTCATCGCGGTGCTGACGCCCGAGCACCCGCTCGCGAGCCATCACCCGAAACTGCTCGCGAACTGCTTCGCGCAAAGCGAGGCGCTGATGCTCGGCCGCACGCTCGACGAGGCGCGCAAGGTCGCCGGTCCCGGCAAGGAGGCGCTGGCGCCGCACCTGACGTTCCCCGGCAACCGCCCGACGACGACGCTGCTGGTCGACGCACTGACGCCGCGCACGCTCGGCGCGCTGATCGCGCTCTACGAGCACAAGGTGCTGGTGCAGGCGACCGTGTGGGACATCAATCCGTTCGACCAGTGGGGCGTCGAGCTCGGCAAGATCCTCGGCAAGGTCGTCGAGGCCGACCTGTCGGCCGAAACGCTCGATGCCGCCAAGCACGACTCGTCGACGACCGCGCTGATCGCGCGCGCCCGCGCGGCGCTCAAGCGCTGACGCGACGGTCCGCGTCGGCCTGCGCGCGGCACAACGCGCGCGCAGGCCCGGCGCGGAAACACGGGAAATAGGGAAAGCGCGGCGTTATGCCGCGTGCGGCGCGACGATGCGTCCCGCGTCGAGCGTGACCGTGGTCGCGCAGCGGCGCGCGAGTTCGGGATCGTGCGTGACGAGCACGAGCGTCGCGCCGTGCGTCCGGTTCAGCTCGAACATCAGGTCGATGACCGCGTGGCCCGTCGCCGCGTCGAGGCTGCCGGTCGGCTCGTCGGCGAACAGGACCGCCGGGCGCGTGACGAACGCGCGCGCCAGTGCGACGCGCTGCTGCTCGCCGCCGGACAGCAGCTTCGGGTAATGCGCGGTGCGCTCGGCAAGGCCGACCTGTACCAGCAGCGTCCGCGCACGGTCGGCGGCTTCGCGCGCACTGACGCCGCCCTGCAGTTCGAGCGGCAGCATCACGTTCTCGAGCGCGGTCAGGTGCGGCACCAGCTGGAACGACTGGAACACGAAGCCGACCGCGCCGTTGCGCAGCGCGGCGCGCGCGTCCTCGTCGAGCTGGTCGAGCGCGCGGCCGAGCAGGCGAACCGTGCCGCTCGTCGCGCTGTCCAACCCCGCAAGCAGGCCGAGCAGCGTCGATTTGCCCGACCCCGACGCGCCGACGATCGCCAGGCTGCTGCCGGGCCGTACGGCGAGCGTGATGCCGTCGAGGATCGTCAGCTCGCCCGTCGCGTCGGCGACCCGCTTGCACACGTCATGGACTTCGATGATCGGATCGGTAATCTTGAACATGGACAGGACACTTCGCTGGAAAAGGCGCGCGACACTCGCCGCGCTGCTGGGCGGCATGCTGGCCGCGACCGGATTCGCACGCGCCGCGCCGGCGCCGGCCGCGCCCTCGGCGCAGCCCGTGATCGTCGTGCTCGGCGACAGCCTGTCGGCCGAATACGGGTTGCCGCGCGACACCGGCTGGGTCGCGCTGCTGCGGCAGCGGCTCGCGGCCGAGCGGATCGATTATAGCGTCGCGAACGCGAGCGTCAGCGGCGACACCACGAGCGGCGGCCGCGCGCGGCTGCCCGCGGTGCTGCAGCGGCTCAAGCCGTCGATCGTCGTCGTCGAGCTCGGCGCGAACGATGCGCTGCGCGGCGTGCCGCTCGCGACGACCGAGCGCAACCTGCGCGACATCGTCGCCGATGCGCGGCGCGCGCAGGCGAAAGTCGTGCTGGTCGGCATGTACGTGCCGCCCAACTACGGGCCCGACTACACGCAGAAGTTCCATGCCGTCTATACGCGGCTGTCGAAGGATCTCGGCGTGCCGCTCGTGCCGTTCCTGCTGGCCGGCATCGAGAACAAGCCCGACATGTTCCAGTCCGACCAGATCCATCCGGCGCAGCAGGCCCAGGGCGTGCTGCTCGACAACGTGTGGCCGACGCTGAAACCGCTGTTGACCAGGCCGCGCGGCTGATCGCCACGCGCGGGAAAGAAAAAACCCCGCTTCGAGCGGGGTTTTTCGATGGTTGCGCGGGAAACGGTGCCCGGCGCGTTCAGTCCTCGCCGTCCTTCGACTGGCTGGCGGTCGAACCGTACAGCTTGACCTTCGACCGGTCGCGCAGCGCGGCGAGATACGCTTCGCCTTCGCTCTGCGCTTCGACCTGCGCCATCTGCTGCTGCGCGCCCGCGAGCTGCTGCGGATCGACGGCCGAACCGGGAACCACCGCGTTCACGCGGTAGATCGCGTAGCCGTCCGCGCCGAGATCGACGCCGACGTAGGCCGGCAGCGTCTTCGCATCGACCTTGTAGACGGCGCTGAGCGCGGCCGGCGTCAGGCCCTGCGATTGCGTGCGCGAGACCTTCTGCGCGGCCGCGAAGCCTTCGGTCGACTTCGACTTCTGCAGCTCCGCGAGCTTCGCCGCGCCGTCCTTCTTCGCGAGTTCGGCCGCCTGCTCGGCGACGACCTTCTGGCGCACCGCATCCTTGATCGCGTCGAGCGCGGGCACGGTGGCCGGCTTGTAGTCGGTCACGCGCGCCGAGATCAGCGTGTTGTTGCCGACGTCGATCGCCTGCGTGTTGTTCTGGTTCTTCACCGAGTCGTTCGCGAACACCGCGGCCAGGAACTTCGGGTTGTTCAGCGGGCTCGTCGGCGGCAGCTGCGGGTTCGGCGTCGGCGTGACGGTCGCGGTCTGGATCGTCAGCTTGTACTTGTCGGCGGCCGGCTGCAGGCTCTTCGCCTTTTCATACACGGTCGACGTGAAGCCTTCCGCGTTGTCCGAGAACGCCTTCGATGCGTACTGCTGCTTCAGGCTCGCGGCGATCTCGTCCTTCACTTCCGCGAACGGCTTGACCGCCGACGGCTTCACCTCGGTCGCCTTCAGGATGTGGAAGCCGAGGTCCGACTGCACGACGCCGCTCACGTCGCCCTGCTTCAGCGCGAACGCCGCATCGTCGAACGCCTTGCCGCCCGCCGTCGAGCCGCGCGTGATGAAGCCCAGGTCGCCGCCCTTCGCTGCCGACGGCGCGTCCTGCGAGTTCTTCTGCGCGATCTGCGCGAACTGGTCGGGATGCGCCTTCACGTCGGCCAGCAGCTGCTCGGCCTTCGCCTTCGCGGCCGCCTTGTCCGCCGCGCTCGCGTCGCTCGCGGCCGCGATGAAGATGTGGCTCACGCGCACCTGCGCTTCGGTGCGGAAGTGCGTCGGGTTGTCGTCGTAGAACTTCTTGATGTCCGCGTCGGTCGGCTGTGCGCTGGCAGCAGCCGCGGCCGGCGAATAGACGAGGTACTGGATCGTCGCCGTCTCGGGCGTCGCGAAGCTCTGCTTGTGCGCGTCGTAGTACGCGGCGAGCTGTGCGTCGGTCGGCTGCACCTTCGCCGCGTAGTCGCTCGTCTTCAGCACGAGCGCCTGCACTTCGCGCTGCTGCGCGGCCAGTTCCGACAGGTGCTGCGCGAGGCTTTTCGGCGTAAACGCGCTCGACACGATGCTGGCCGGGATCTGCTGCAGCGCGAGGCTGTAGCGTACGCGCTCCTGGTACTGCTCGGGCGTCATGCCCTGGAAAGACAGCAGCTGCGCATAGCGCTCGACGTCGATCGTGCCGTCCGGCTTCTTCAGCGACGCGATCATCGGGTCGCTCAGCAGCGCTTCGCGCACCGCGTTGTCGGACGCGGTCAGGTGCAGCCGCTGCGTTTCATCGGCCAGCACGCGTTGCTGGATCAGGCCGTCGAGCACTTGCTTGCGGTGGTCGGGCGTATCGAACGCCTTGATGTCGAACTGCCCGCCAAGCGCCTGGCGCGCCTGGTCGATCTGCTGGCGGAACGCGCCGTCGAATTCGACCCGCGTGATCTTGTGCCCGTTGACCGCCGCGACGTTCGCGCTATCGTCGAAAAAGCCGCGGAAACCTTGGATCCCGACGAAGCCCAGCCCCGGCAATACGATCAGGAGCAGGAGCGCCATCATCAGGCGCTGGTGATTACGGAAGAAATCGAGCATGCGTGACGGGTTGTATTGGACAAAACGCCCGATATTACAACAGCGGACGGGAAAAAAGGCGAACCGGCAGGGCGGCGCGCCGATGGCGGGCCCCGCCGGATCGACCCGGCGCCCCGTCCGCGCGCCGGGATCCGCGCGTGGCGGACCGGCTCGCGGGCATATGTCCCTTTTCCCCCGGGTACGGCGGAAACGCTTCGCAGGCGGGCCGCCCGCCGCAACGGCATCGACGCGCGGCCCCGCCCGACAACCGCCTTACGCGGGATCGGCCTCCACCGCTTCGACGCTTCGTTGCGTGTGCACCGGCTTGAGCGGACGCATCAGGCCGACGGCGACCATCGCGATCAGCCCCGGCACCGCGATGGCCAGGAAATTCTGCTGCAGCGGCAGCGCCTGGCTGACCAGAAACCCGATCACGATCGGCGCCAGAATGGCCCCGCTGCGCCCCACGCCGGACGCCCAGCCGATCCCGGTCGATTTGGCGGCCATCGGGTAGAACTGCCCGGCGAACGCATAGGTCACGATCTGCGTGCCGATCGTCGATGCGCCGGCGAGGCCGACCAGCACGAACAGCACGGGCTCGGGCACCTTCACGCCCAGCAGGCTGATCGACACGGCCGCGAGTGCATACATCGCGACCAGCACGTGCTTCATGTTGAAGCGGTCGGCCAGCCAGCCGCCGCCGATCGCGCCGATCATCGCGCCGAAATTCAGCACGAGCACGAAGGTCAATGCCGAGCCGAGGCTGTAGCCCGCACTGGCCATCAGCTTCGTCAGCCACGAACTCAGCGCATAGACCATGAACAGGCACATGAAAAAGGCGACCCACAGCATCACCGTGCTGAAGCCGCGTCCGTCGGCAAACAGGCTTCGAATGCCCGGCGCGTCGCCCTTCTCCTGACCCGCGATCGAAAAGCTGTCGCCGTCCTGCGGCCGATAGCCGGGCTCGATGCGCGACAGCACGTGCCCGACGGTACCGGTGCGCCCCTTGCGGATCAGAAAGCTCATCGACTCGGGCATGTACGCGAGAATCGCGGGCACGAGCAGCACCGGCAGCCCCGCCGCGATGAACACCGACTGCCAGCCGTAGCGGGCAATCATCGCCTTGCCGACCAGCGCGGCCAGCATCCCGCCGACCGAGTAGCCGCTGAACATCAGCGTAACCAGCGTGCTGCGGATCCGGCGCGGCGAGAATTCGGTCATCTGCGCGACGACGTTGGGCATCACCCCGCCGATGCCGAGGCCGGCCAGAAACCGCGCGATGCAGAACGTGACCGGCTCGTGGGCGACGCCCGCCGCCGCCGTGAAAACGCTGAACAAGAGAATGCAGATCACGATCGCGCGCACGCGGCCGATACGATCGGCGATCGTGCCGAGAAACACGGCGCCCAGCATCATCCCGAACAGCGCCGAGCTGACCATCAGGCCGGCGCCCGTCGGACCGACCTTCATCTCGGCCATGATCGAGGGCAGCGCGATGCCGACCACCGCGAGGTCATAGCCGTCGAAGATGATGATCAGCGCGCACCAGAACAGGATGCCGGCATGAAAGCGGCCAAACCGCGCCTCGTCGGACAGTTTGCATACGTCGATATTTCGCATTGGGGTCTCCTTTTAACCTGAGGTCTCGTGCCGAATGCGACGATCCGGCACGCGTCCAGTTGTCCGCTGCTTGTTTTTGTGTGGTCCCGCCACGCTCGCGGGGGCTGCGCCGGCTTCGCCGGATCGCTGTTTCACTGCTGTCGGTGTACACGGGCGTCCCGGCAGAACGCGAGCCCGCGCACGTCGCGCGCCGCGTTCAGAACATGTGCCGGATGCCTGCCATCACGCCGAGTTGACCGACGCCTGCGGCCGGGGTCGTGCCGCCGCCGCCGGAACTCAGGCTGTAACGGGCCTGGGCGCTGTTCCACAAATACGAGCCCTGCAGATAGACGGCGGTGGCCTTGGACAGGAAATAGGTGCCGCGCAGCGTCGTCATCGTCGCGCGCGTGTTCTGCTCGCGATTGACGATCCGGAAGACCTCGCCGTCGAGCACGGCGGCAGGCGTGACCTGATACGCCGCGCCCACGAAGAACAGGTTCGAACGCACATCGGGCACCGACGGCGACACCGTCTCGACATGACGTCCGACCCAGCCGGCGCCGAGCTTGACCGGTCCGATATTTCCGTACCCGCTGACCTGCATGCGGATATCCTTGTCGCCCTCGTTGGTCAGCGCGAACGGCGTGACGCCATTGAAGAAGTTCGCGGCCGCGCCCGCGCCGCCGCGCTGCTCGTCGTAGGCGGCCGACACGCCGAACGCCTGCGTGTCGTACTTGATCATCGCGCTCCACTGGCGGCACTGCGTGAAATGCCCGGCCACCGAACCCGCGCAGGTGCCCTGCCCGGGCGAATTGCCGGTGCCGGCGGAATCCCGGCCGAACGAATACATCGCGCCGAGCGTCAAGCCGCGAAAGGTGCCCATGTACGCGATCGCGTTGTCGCTGCGGGCGTTCGGAATATACGCATCGAGCGATGCGCTGCCGTAGATGTCCGGGCCCAGGATGTCGGAATCCGTCAGCCCCCAGAACGTCATCGAGTACTGACGTCCGAACGACAGCTTGCCCCACGGCCCTTGCAGCCCGACCCATGCCTGACGGCCGAACAGCCGACCGCCCTGGCCGAGGTCGCCGCCGCGCGGATTGAAGCCGCTTTCGAGCTGAAACACCGTCTTCAATCCGCCGCCGAGATCCTCGCTGCCGCGCAATCCCCAGCGCGACGGCACCTCGCCCGTGATGCCCGGCATGCGGATCAGTCTGTCGCCTGCCGCATTCGCATGCGTCACATACTCGATGCCCGTATCGATGACGCCGTACAACGCCACACTGCTTTGCGCGAACGCGGGCACGCTCAACACGCCCAGTCCGCCAATCATCCACTTCGCAAGCTTCATCGGTCTCCACTCCATGTTGAAATTGTTCTGTTTCTTCGGACATCACGCATAGATAAAAAGCAGACCTAATCATTGTCCGCATGATTGGGTCCGGACTCGCGTCGTGCGCCGGGCTTGCCGGGCGACGAGGCGATGCATGAAGTCCCGCGCGACCGGATAAGCTCGCCCGCGCACGACCCATCGAAAGTTAA
It encodes:
- a CDS encoding porin; its protein translation is MKLAKWMIGGLGVLSVPAFAQSSVALYGVIDTGIEYVTHANAAGDRLIRMPGITGEVPSRWGLRGSEDLGGGLKTVFQLESGFNPRGGDLGQGGRLFGRQAWVGLQGPWGKLSFGRQYSMTFWGLTDSDILGPDIYGSASLDAYIPNARSDNAIAYMGTFRGLTLGAMYSFGRDSAGTGNSPGQGTCAGSVAGHFTQCRQWSAMIKYDTQAFGVSAAYDEQRGGAGAAANFFNGVTPFALTNEGDKDIRMQVSGYGNIGPVKLGAGWVGRHVETVSPSVPDVRSNLFFVGAAYQVTPAAVLDGEVFRIVNREQNTRATMTTLRGTYFLSKATAVYLQGSYLWNSAQARYSLSSGGGGTTPAAGVGQLGVMAGIRHMF
- the pgi gene encoding glucose-6-phosphate isomerase; translated protein: MTLNSLPAWTALQSHFEQIRHARLRDWFAPENDPAPTRAERFTFAGGGLAADFSKNRITDETLRLLVQLARDVRVEARRDAMFAGEIVNPTEGRAALHTALRATDPNAPFHAQVNAERAKMASFARAVRSGTWTGYTGKRIRHVINIGIGGSDLGPKMVVHALHHVATPEIATHFVSNVDGADLARVLEQVDPEETLAIIVSKTFTTLETMTNARSLRDWFVAKGCPEDALAKHFVGVSANPAEVVKFGIAADNVFEMWDWVGGRYSLWSAVGLSIMIAVGPEQFDELLAGANDMDRHFREAPLERNLPVLLGLIGIWYRNFFGSQSYLVAPYSEALHFLPSYLQQLEMESNGKSARLDGTFVDYPTSAVTWGEPGTNGQHAFFQMLHQGPTIVPIDFIAVLTPEHPLASHHPKLLANCFAQSEALMLGRTLDEARKVAGPGKEALAPHLTFPGNRPTTTLLVDALTPRTLGALIALYEHKVLVQATVWDINPFDQWGVELGKILGKVVEADLSAETLDAAKHDSSTTALIARARAALKR
- a CDS encoding SurA N-terminal domain-containing protein, whose amino-acid sequence is MLDFFRNHQRLMMALLLLIVLPGLGFVGIQGFRGFFDDSANVAAVNGHKITRVEFDGAFRQQIDQARQALGGQFDIKAFDTPDHRKQVLDGLIQQRVLADETQRLHLTASDNAVREALLSDPMIASLKKPDGTIDVERYAQLLSFQGMTPEQYQERVRYSLALQQIPASIVSSAFTPKSLAQHLSELAAQQREVQALVLKTSDYAAKVQPTDAQLAAYYDAHKQSFATPETATIQYLVYSPAAAAASAQPTDADIKKFYDDNPTHFRTEAQVRVSHIFIAAASDASAADKAAAKAKAEQLLADVKAHPDQFAQIAQKNSQDAPSAAKGGDLGFITRGSTAGGKAFDDAAFALKQGDVSGVVQSDLGFHILKATEVKPSAVKPFAEVKDEIAASLKQQYASKAFSDNAEGFTSTVYEKAKSLQPAADKYKLTIQTATVTPTPNPQLPPTSPLNNPKFLAAVFANDSVKNQNNTQAIDVGNNTLISARVTDYKPATVPALDAIKDAVRQKVVAEQAAELAKKDGAAKLAELQKSKSTEGFAAAQKVSRTQSQGLTPAALSAVYKVDAKTLPAYVGVDLGADGYAIYRVNAVVPGSAVDPQQLAGAQQQMAQVEAQSEGEAYLAALRDRSKVKLYGSTASQSKDGED
- a CDS encoding NAD(P)H-hydrate dehydratase, yielding MTAAPLSSDSDPIALLRVAELRAAERDAAATLPPHTLMSRAGDAAARWLSERIARDARPVWFAVGPGNNGGDALVAAARLQQLGVATQAWMPVPVKPDDAQWALGIARAAGVPLSTAPPASLDDYAWVVDGLFGIGLGRALDGAFAEQAARIAAHARRGGRVLALDVPSGLNSDTGQIVGAGAAVAATHTLSFIGAKPGLYMGEGRDLAGTVEIASLEVAPPAAPGVVLNAPARFAAALPARAAASHKGTFGSIAVLGGDTGMCGAPILAARAALFAGAGKVHVGFLGAGAPPYDPPFPELMLHPADRLELGAMTAIAAGCGLGTRDAAATLVRDALAHDAATLLDADALNLVAAHADLAAAVAARGARGRACVLTPHPLEAARLLGSDTASVQRDRLAAAQALATRYAAIVVLKGSGTVIAAADGRLTVNPTGNAALATGGTGDVLGGLIGALLAQRVAPYEAALAGVYLHGLAADTLSANGAGPAGLAAGELAPMVRTLINRLFYPSPRADT
- a CDS encoding ABC transporter ATP-binding protein, with translation MFKITDPIIEVHDVCKRVADATGELTILDGITLAVRPGSSLAIVGASGSGKSTLLGLLAGLDSATSGTVRLLGRALDQLDEDARAALRNGAVGFVFQSFQLVPHLTALENVMLPLELQGGVSAREAADRARTLLVQVGLAERTAHYPKLLSGGEQQRVALARAFVTRPAVLFADEPTGSLDAATGHAVIDLMFELNRTHGATLVLVTHDPELARRCATTVTLDAGRIVAPHAA
- a CDS encoding MFS transporter; amino-acid sequence: MRNIDVCKLSDEARFGRFHAGILFWCALIIIFDGYDLAVVGIALPSIMAEMKVGPTGAGLMVSSALFGMMLGAVFLGTIADRIGRVRAIVICILLFSVFTAAAGVAHEPVTFCIARFLAGLGIGGVMPNVVAQMTEFSPRRIRSTLVTLMFSGYSVGGMLAALVGKAMIARYGWQSVFIAAGLPVLLVPAILAYMPESMSFLIRKGRTGTVGHVLSRIEPGYRPQDGDSFSIAGQEKGDAPGIRSLFADGRGFSTVMLWVAFFMCLFMVYALSSWLTKLMASAGYSLGSALTFVLVLNFGAMIGAIGGGWLADRFNMKHVLVAMYALAAVSISLLGVKVPEPVLFVLVGLAGASTIGTQIVTYAFAGQFYPMAAKSTGIGWASGVGRSGAILAPIVIGFLVSQALPLQQNFLAIAVPGLIAMVAVGLMRPLKPVHTQRSVEAVEADPA
- a CDS encoding arylesterase, with protein sequence MDRTLRWKRRATLAALLGGMLAATGFARAAPAPAAPSAQPVIVVLGDSLSAEYGLPRDTGWVALLRQRLAAERIDYSVANASVSGDTTSGGRARLPAVLQRLKPSIVVVELGANDALRGVPLATTERNLRDIVADARRAQAKVVLVGMYVPPNYGPDYTQKFHAVYTRLSKDLGVPLVPFLLAGIENKPDMFQSDQIHPAQQAQGVLLDNVWPTLKPLLTRPRG